From the Teredinibacter turnerae T7901 genome, one window contains:
- a CDS encoding ChbG/HpnK family deacetylase, translated as MTSSTVSLEFHFIADDFGRDEATNQAMIHCHQNGILSGVALMMGQSASAAAVSMAKENPHLDIGWHFHVVDSQPLTQPQWPWRTPAQAGFAIGFSSAARALVRREIAAQWQAFKASGLHCAFINAHHHMLIHPFIRRALLDHVRAEFSGWLRWGQPKFFSAPNRGYIVLDRLLQRPQASAMPCQISQSLWGIDRTFKMQSDEVSGQIQHLIDCGETGLHEFMFHPRHSNDMDTQCLLELAKILPRKHPDYFPPLSGSVIE; from the coding sequence ATGACTAGTTCAACGGTAAGTCTGGAGTTTCACTTTATTGCTGATGATTTTGGCAGAGATGAAGCGACAAATCAGGCCATGATCCACTGTCATCAAAACGGCATACTGTCCGGCGTCGCACTGATGATGGGGCAATCAGCCAGCGCCGCCGCTGTCAGTATGGCCAAAGAAAACCCACACCTGGATATAGGCTGGCATTTTCATGTTGTCGATAGCCAGCCATTAACTCAACCACAGTGGCCCTGGCGAACACCTGCCCAAGCCGGCTTCGCTATAGGCTTTTCGTCCGCGGCCCGAGCACTTGTCCGGCGTGAAATAGCTGCCCAATGGCAGGCATTTAAAGCCAGCGGCTTACACTGTGCTTTTATTAACGCCCATCACCATATGTTAATACATCCGTTTATTCGCCGAGCGTTACTCGATCACGTGAGAGCGGAGTTTAGTGGCTGGTTGCGCTGGGGGCAGCCAAAGTTTTTCTCTGCACCGAACCGGGGTTATATCGTGTTGGATCGACTGCTTCAGCGACCACAGGCTAGCGCGATGCCTTGCCAAATTAGTCAGTCGCTGTGGGGGATTGATCGCACATTTAAGATGCAATCCGATGAAGTTAGCGGGCAAATCCAACATTTAATCGACTGCGGTGAAACCGGCCTGCACGAATTTATGTTTCACCCACGTCACTCAAACGATATGGATACCCAGTGCCTGCTTGAACTGGCAAAAATACTTCCCCGCAAACACCCGGATTATTTTCCCCCACTCAGTGGTTCAGTGATCGAATAG
- a CDS encoding phytoene/squalene synthase family protein gives MATVRSNENTHANVLNDVKTRLASEQHFQNTMLPQVSRSFALTIPQLPEFLCLAVTNAYLLCRIADTLEDDPEISADATRDLYGFFIAALEGKAPPATFCRLASAALSLQTDPVERDLVADADQVIRIFLALPTTTQNIIATCVKKMCAGMPDYQPGAHRGLESLAELDAYCYFVAGVVGEMLTGLFCDFAEDIALQRDRLDKLSTSFGQGLQMTNIIKDVWDDLERGFCWLPRDIYGAGGFNLDELAPNHNTALFRNCQGQLISIAHGHLQNALDYSLCIPARHKGIRIFCLWAVGLALPTLQKVFTSSAYYHGKTVKMSRARMLLITQVIASSASSNTAQRVIFKMLGMGLPFAPISGVEHTRAMHKMQSTMH, from the coding sequence ATGGCAACGGTTCGCAGCAATGAGAATACACATGCCAATGTGTTGAATGACGTAAAAACGCGACTCGCGTCCGAACAGCATTTTCAAAACACAATGCTGCCCCAGGTTTCACGCTCCTTTGCACTCACAATTCCGCAACTGCCAGAATTTTTATGTCTCGCAGTTACCAATGCATACCTTTTATGTCGAATAGCAGACACATTAGAAGACGACCCAGAAATTTCCGCAGATGCCACCCGTGATTTATACGGGTTTTTTATTGCGGCACTGGAAGGCAAGGCTCCACCTGCAACTTTTTGTCGTTTGGCAAGCGCGGCGTTATCGTTACAAACCGACCCCGTGGAGCGTGATCTGGTCGCCGATGCAGACCAGGTCATTCGCATTTTTCTCGCCTTGCCCACCACCACGCAAAATATCATCGCAACTTGCGTAAAAAAAATGTGCGCGGGAATGCCGGATTATCAACCCGGTGCTCACCGAGGTCTTGAGTCGTTAGCTGAACTCGATGCCTACTGTTACTTTGTTGCCGGGGTTGTTGGTGAAATGCTGACCGGTCTGTTTTGTGATTTTGCAGAAGACATTGCGCTGCAACGAGATAGACTGGACAAACTCAGCACATCGTTTGGCCAAGGCCTGCAAATGACCAATATTATTAAAGACGTGTGGGATGATCTCGAACGCGGATTTTGCTGGCTGCCAAGGGACATTTATGGTGCAGGTGGTTTTAATCTTGACGAACTTGCACCTAACCACAACACTGCTTTATTCCGTAATTGTCAGGGCCAGCTCATCAGTATCGCTCATGGCCACCTGCAAAATGCACTCGACTACAGCTTGTGTATTCCGGCAAGACACAAGGGCATTCGGATTTTTTGTCTCTGGGCTGTCGGCCTGGCGTTACCGACCTTGCAAAAAGTATTTACCTCTTCCGCCTATTACCATGGTAAAACAGTCAAAATGTCGCGCGCGCGCATGCTGTTAATTACCCAGGTTATTGCGTCCTCAGCCAGCAGTAATACGGCGCAACGTGTGATTTTCAAAATGCTGGGAATGGGTTTACCGTTCGCGCCGATCTCTGGTGTCGAGCACACCCGAGCAATGCATAAAATGCAATCAACCATGCACTAA
- a CDS encoding YkoP family protein: MLRKLIKTIDKHLREKQGIFEFWVHPNALIRVGFTTNKQPIPVNKSAISPGSHLLEIHFWNEHVPSQKLAKSPIAWAAKSATMLRDSFQELAFQLVNDPRFNHVEFIGGSTPLVLSGQHGGGEKIWRRLGFHLCIPQSTRPWSHFWENLYTWLIIWTFNPDGVGNKNPFTMHRVEFWADRQTFIAHHYRPKPQS; encoded by the coding sequence GTGCTGCGAAAGCTGATAAAAACCATCGACAAGCACTTGCGAGAAAAACAGGGCATCTTTGAATTTTGGGTGCACCCCAACGCTTTGATCCGGGTGGGATTCACTACCAACAAGCAACCTATTCCGGTAAATAAAAGTGCAATTAGCCCGGGTTCACACCTTCTGGAAATCCACTTTTGGAACGAGCATGTGCCATCACAAAAATTGGCAAAATCTCCTATCGCATGGGCGGCGAAAAGCGCGACCATGCTACGCGATTCCTTTCAGGAGCTTGCCTTTCAACTCGTGAACGACCCGCGTTTTAATCACGTGGAATTTATCGGCGGCTCAACCCCCTTGGTTTTGTCCGGCCAGCATGGCGGCGGTGAAAAAATATGGCGCCGGCTTGGCTTTCACCTCTGCATACCGCAGAGCACCAGGCCATGGAGCCATTTTTGGGAGAACCTATACACCTGGTTGATTATCTGGACTTTTAACCCCGATGGCGTTGGTAACAAAAATCCGTTCACGATGCACCGGGTCGAATTTTGGGCCGACAGGCAAACGTTTATCGCGCATCACTACCGCCCAAAGCCGCAATCGTGA
- the shc gene encoding squalene--hopene cyclase, whose protein sequence is MEIQDEVDLLEPQESLTASADSAVDRALFWLLDAQYEDGYWAGILESNACMEAEWLLCFHVLGIANHPMSRGLVQGLLQRQRADGSWDVYYGARAGDINTTVEVYAALRCQGYAADHPDIKRARDWIQLQGGVKQVRVFTRFWLALIGEWPWEETPNLPPEILFFPRWFPFNIYHFAAWARATLVPLCILSARRMVVPLNKKSCLQELFPEDRSAVVALGKKAGAWSTFFYHADRALKKYQRTFKRPPGRQQAIKMCLEWILRRQDADGAWGGIQPPWIYSLMALKAEGYPVTHPVMAKGLAALDAHWSYERPGGARFVQACESPVWDTLLSSFALLDCGFSCTSSSELRKAVDWILDQQVLLPGDWQQKLPTVSPGGWAFERANVHYPDVDDTAVALIVLAKVRPDYPDTARVNLAIERGLNWLFAMQCRNGGWGAFDKDNDKDLLTKIPFSDFGETIDPASVDVTAHVLEALGLLGYRTTHPAVAKALEFIRSEQENDGCWFGRWGVNYIYGTAAVLPALASLNMNMNQEFIRRAANWILGKQNNDGGWGESCASYMDDTQRGRGPSTASQTAWAMMSLLAVDGGTYAESLLRAEAYLKTTQTPEGTWDEPYYTGTGFPGYGIGRREIKRQRSLQQHAELSRGFMINYNLYRHYFPLMALGRLAALRGA, encoded by the coding sequence ATGGAAATTCAGGATGAAGTCGATCTTCTAGAACCGCAGGAAAGTCTTACAGCCTCTGCTGATTCGGCTGTTGACCGGGCGCTATTCTGGTTGTTGGATGCGCAGTACGAAGACGGTTATTGGGCGGGGATACTCGAGTCAAATGCCTGCATGGAAGCTGAATGGCTTTTGTGTTTTCATGTGCTGGGGATTGCCAACCATCCAATGAGTCGCGGACTTGTGCAAGGTTTGTTGCAACGTCAGCGCGCGGACGGCTCGTGGGATGTGTATTATGGCGCGCGCGCTGGCGACATTAACACCACTGTCGAGGTATACGCGGCTTTGCGTTGTCAGGGCTATGCCGCCGATCATCCGGATATCAAACGCGCGCGCGATTGGATTCAATTGCAAGGTGGCGTTAAACAGGTGCGGGTGTTTACGCGATTCTGGTTGGCGCTAATTGGCGAGTGGCCGTGGGAGGAAACCCCCAATCTGCCGCCGGAAATTCTTTTTTTTCCGCGATGGTTTCCGTTCAATATTTATCATTTTGCTGCCTGGGCGCGGGCCACTCTGGTGCCTTTGTGTATTCTCAGTGCGCGCCGTATGGTCGTGCCATTAAATAAAAAATCGTGTTTACAGGAATTGTTTCCGGAAGACAGGTCCGCGGTTGTTGCTCTGGGCAAAAAAGCGGGCGCCTGGTCGACGTTTTTTTATCACGCAGATCGCGCACTAAAAAAATACCAACGAACGTTTAAACGCCCACCTGGGCGACAACAGGCGATAAAAATGTGCCTCGAATGGATTCTTCGTCGTCAGGATGCTGATGGTGCCTGGGGAGGGATTCAGCCGCCTTGGATATATAGTTTGATGGCGTTAAAAGCCGAAGGTTATCCTGTTACTCATCCGGTGATGGCGAAAGGTCTTGCCGCACTTGATGCACATTGGTCTTACGAGAGGCCGGGGGGGGCGCGCTTCGTTCAAGCTTGCGAAAGTCCGGTATGGGATACATTGTTAAGTTCTTTTGCGTTATTGGATTGTGGGTTTAGCTGTACGTCCTCTTCTGAATTGCGAAAAGCTGTTGATTGGATTCTGGATCAACAGGTCCTGCTGCCTGGCGACTGGCAACAGAAATTGCCGACGGTTTCGCCCGGTGGCTGGGCATTTGAGCGGGCGAACGTGCATTATCCTGATGTGGACGATACGGCAGTTGCACTAATCGTGCTCGCCAAAGTACGACCCGATTACCCCGATACCGCACGCGTAAATCTGGCGATTGAACGCGGTTTAAACTGGTTATTTGCGATGCAGTGTCGCAACGGCGGCTGGGGTGCATTCGATAAAGACAACGATAAAGACCTGCTCACTAAGATCCCGTTTAGCGATTTTGGTGAAACAATAGATCCCGCCAGTGTTGACGTCACTGCACACGTGCTGGAAGCGCTCGGGTTGCTGGGCTATCGGACAACCCACCCTGCCGTCGCCAAGGCGCTAGAATTTATTCGCAGTGAACAGGAGAACGACGGCTGCTGGTTTGGCCGTTGGGGGGTGAATTATATCTACGGTACGGCAGCCGTGTTACCCGCGCTGGCGTCGCTTAACATGAATATGAATCAGGAGTTTATTCGTCGCGCTGCCAATTGGATTTTAGGCAAACAAAACAACGATGGTGGTTGGGGTGAGTCCTGTGCATCCTACATGGACGATACTCAACGCGGGCGGGGGCCGAGTACTGCATCGCAAACGGCCTGGGCGATGATGAGTTTGCTCGCTGTCGATGGCGGGACTTACGCAGAATCCTTGTTGCGTGCTGAAGCTTATTTGAAAACCACCCAAACCCCAGAGGGTACCTGGGATGAGCCCTATTACACGGGAACTGGATTTCCGGGCTACGGCATTGGTCGTCGGGAAATAAAACGTCAACGGTCGTTGCAACAGCATGCGGAACTCAGCCGAGGCTTTATGATTAACTACAACCTCTACCGTCACTATTTTCCGTTAATGGCACTTGGCAGGCTGGCTGCGCTGCGAGGGGCCTGA